Part of the Oncorhynchus mykiss isolate Arlee chromosome 23, USDA_OmykA_1.1, whole genome shotgun sequence genome is shown below.
ACCGGAAGTGAATCAGCAGTGTTTTCGGTCATCATTACAGAGCATGCActtttaatcccacccctcagctactctcagcccattCCACCTATCTCTGTAGACCACCCTCAGGCAGATTGTTTGGGCACTGAAGTTGTTCCACAAACAAAATTGTAGAAATTATGTTGATATGAAATAAAGACTATAGTGATGTCATCTTCAAGGACAGCTCGGTACAAattctcccatcccctcccccctcttaaACCTCTTTTCTTCATCCCCTccattcttctctccctcctagTTTTTAATAACACTTGTAATATTACTTGTTATGTTGTTCAGTGACAAATAAACTCAACAAATAAACCCTCCCGTTTCACACAGACCCACAGTGATGGAGGATGGCGGTGATATAATCTTTAAGGGCTTTGAGAATGGCACGGTAAAGCTGAAGCCGGTTGGCTCGTGCACCAGCTGCCCCAGCTCCACTGTCACCTTGAAGAATGGCATCCAGAACATGCTGCAGTTCTATATCCCGGAGGTGGATGACGTGGAACaggtgagaggcagagagaagaggaaagtgagaaggagggagaaacccATAGAGGCAGAATGAGGATaaagtgagggaggaggggaacagtATTAAGCTTTTATGTCTGTTATAGCTGTTCTTGTTTTGTTTCTCTAGGTGGAAGATGAAGTGGATCATGTCAACGCAAACGTTTTCACCGAGTTGGAACGCAAGTTTGGAGACAAAACTGTCGGCCCCCATGCCTATAGATAAACAGCCTGTTGTATAGATGTCATGCAAACCAGGTAGACACTGCTTACCCTAGTGCAATGTTCATGATGAGAGAATAATATTCAGCATTGCAATTTCAAAACACCTAGAAGTGTTCTGTGCGCTGTTGTCTATTAGTGTGGCGAGAAAATTACTGTTATTGTTTCTACATAAATATTTTCAGTGCACAGTAATTGGCCGTAATTTTGTAGGACTAACCTTGCTTCTGAATTTTAAAAATGTAGTTCACTGCACTGAAGAACTGGAAGTTCTTCCCACGAATCTAGCAAAAACAAGGATTATAAAATGGAAGTACATGCTCTAAAAGGAATTCTCCGATATCATAGCGGTCTGCAAACAATCGCTTGTGCTGGAATATATGATCAATCATGATGACCAATTCAGTATTACCATTAAAATAAATCCAAATAAATACCTATTAACTTCTATCACACCcttcccctccccccaaaaaaacttgCCAACCCCCCTGATctatatcatgctgaaacactTCACCCTTAGGATTGTTCAGTATGTCAACAACCATTTCAACATTAACATCTCATACCCCCAGTATCTCTTTTGCCGTCTCCACAAGAACCTTCAACCTGGCATTTCTGCTTTCCACAACCTGAATCGTATTGATAACCTTACCAATAAAAGCTATGAAGTCAACTTCATTATCAGTGTCCTTTGACAGTGCACATTCATGAGCGCAAGATTTCTGAACAGGTGTCCAAACCATGCCAGGACCAGCAGAAACACCAGCCGGGTTATTCCTACAATGCGGTGCCATTTGGACCTCAAATCTTTTGGAAAAATGTTGTATATTGTAGCAGGTTCAAGGGTGTGGGGTTTCAATGTCACCAAGTTCAATAACCAAACAAACACAAGGAGCACAACTAGAATGCAAATGGGGAGTTTAGTTGGGAGTTTTGCACACTGGGGAAAGGGGGGAATTCACCAACCATTTCACAGTCCACAATCCATTTCTCCAGGGGTAATCATAAAACTCAGGTCCTCGGCCAAACCGGTTCGGTACACAGTGGGGTAACCACACAGCCATTTCACTCGCTTCCCTCTCCATTCTCTGCCGCATCCTCTTTGTCCCCAAGCATTCCCTGGCTTAATGACCCACAGGCTCGCCTCGTTGGGCCAGGAAGTCCATATAAGGCTCGGGGGTGGAGCCTATCTCCCTTCAATTACCActtccctcacctctccctgccaCAAATGTATGTGTTCTCTCAGAAAAAGGACATGTTTGACTTTCAGAAAAACATATTGATCAAGCTCAGGCACGTAAACATCGGGGTGCATTTTCCAATTTGTTAGGTGCATAATCCTAACAAGGTGGAACCTAACAGAGTGGAAATGTTATTAGccacagaggtcctggatggcaggaagcttggccccagtgatgtactgggctgttcgcactaccctctgtagtgccttgcggtcggaggctgagcagttgccataccaggcagtgatgcaaccagccaggatgctctcgatggtgcagctgtagaaccttttgaggatctgagtacccatgccaaatcttttcagtctcccagAGGGAGAATAGGCTTCGTCATGCCGCTTCATGACtgtcatgttagtttgttggtgatgtggacaccaagaaacttgaagctctcggcCCGTTCtgctctccttttcctgtagtccacaatcagctcctttgtcttgctaacattgagggagaggttgttgtcctggcaccacacgaccaggtatctgacctcctgcctataggctgtctcattgttgtcggggatcaggcttaccactgttcTGTCATCggaaacagggagagggagaggttgaaaaggtcagtgaagacacttgataGTTGGTCAGCGCACTCTCgctgtacacgtcctggtaatccgtctggccctgcggccgtgtgaatgttgacctgtctaaaggtcttactcacatcgtctgaggagagcgtgatcacacagtcttcctgtacagctggtgctctcatgcaatttttcagtgttatttgcctcgaagtgagcatagaagaaCTTTAGCTTGTCCGGTAGacccgtgtcactgggcagctctcggctgtgcttacctttgtagtctgtaatggtttgcaggccctgtcATATCCGATGAGCGTCATTGCCGGTGTAGTACgggatcttagtcctgtattgatgctttgcctgtttgatggttcgtcggtgGGCATGGCGGGATTTCTtaaagcttctgggttagagtgtcatgtactgtcatgtgtcttgtctctgtcctttcccttcaccctgtctccctcggctggtcgttgttaggttaccttttctccccctctttcccccagctgtgccttgtctcctcctaaccacctcgtcaccccttttcccacctgttccctttttccctctgattaggtccctatatctctctctgtttctgctcctgtctttgtcggattcttgtttgttgtgtttcatgcctgagccagactatcgtcatgtttgctgtaaccttgtcctgtcctgtcggaatctgccggtctatctgagcctacctatgtttggttattaaagaagctctgtttaagttagttcgcttttgggtcctcattcactcaccgtaacatagagtcccgctccttgaaggcagctctagcctttagctcaaatcaaatcaaatttatttgtcacatacacatggttagcagatgttaatgcgagtgtagcgaaatgcttgtgcttctagttccgacaatgcagtaataaccaacaagtaatctagctaacaattccaaaactactaccttatagacacaagtgtaaggggataaagaatatgtacataaagatatatgaatgagtgatggtacagagcggcataggcaagatacagtagatggtattgagtgcagtatatatatatgagatgagtatgtaaacaaagtggcatagttaaagtggctagtgatacatgtattacataaagatgcagtagatgatatagagtacagtatatacgtatacatatgagatgaataatgtagggtatgtaaacattatattaggtagcattgtttaaagtggctagtgatatattttacatcatttcccatcaattcccattattaaagtggctggagttgagtcagtgtgttggcagcagccactcaatgatagtggtggctgtttaacagtctgatggccttgagatagaagctgtttttcagtctctcggtcccagctttgatgcacctgtactgacctcgccttctggatgatagcggggtgaacaggcagtggctcgggtggttgttgtccttgatgatctttatggccttcctgtgacatcgggtggtgtaggtgtcctggagggcaggtagtttgcccccggtgatgcgttgtgcagacctcactaccctctggagagccttacggttgtgggcggagcagttgccgtaccaggcggtgatacagcccgacaggatgctctcgattgtgcatctgtagaagtttgtgagtgcttttggtgacaagccgaatttcttcagcctcctgaggttgaagaggcgctgctgcgccttcttcacgatgctgtctgtgtgggtggaccaattcagtttgtctgtgatgtgtacgccgaggaacttaaaacttagtgcagatgctgcctgtaatccatggtttctggttggggtatgtacgtacggtcactgtggggatgatatcatcgatgcacttattgatgaagccaatgacagatgtggtgtactcctcaatgccattggaggaattctggaacatgttccagtctgtgctagcaaacagtcctgtagcttagcatctgcttcatctgacaacttttttattgatctagtcactggtgcttcctgctttaatttttgcttgtaatttgccaaatggagggcgagggagagctttgtatgcatctctgtgtgtggagtatagttggtccagagttcttttctctctggttgcacatttaacatgttagAAATTCCAAAGAATTTGGGAAATTAGGAagttaaaactgatttaagtgtccctgcgttaaagtccccggctactaggagagccgcctctgggtgagcattttcttgtttgcttatagtggaatacagctcattcaattaTATGttggtgccagcctctgactgtggtggtatgtaaacagctacaaagcaTATAGACAAaatctctctctgtagataatgtggtctgcagcttatcatgagaaactctacctcaggcgagcaatggcTCGAGATTTCCTtcgatatcgtgcaccagctgttgtttacaaaaatacatagaccgccagCCCTTAGACCGCCAGCCCTGGGGTcagggcctgttcccgagggagtCGTATATCTTCCGcctcgggctcgtcagagtcgtgaaaaaagaaaaaggattctgctaggccgtggtgagtaatcgcagtcctgatgtctagaagttattttcggtcataagagacggtagcggcaacattatgtacaaaaattgTAAaacaaata
Proteins encoded:
- the LOC110502645 gene encoding NFU1 iron-sulfur cluster scaffold homolog, mitochondrial-like, whose protein sequence is MSWMPSLSGDPMTTGVTHDESSHFEGDEILSMINELLDTRIRPTVMEDGGDIIFKGFENGTVKLKPVGSCTSCPSSTVTLKNGIQNMLQFYIPEVDDVEQVEDEVDHVNANVFTELERKFGDKTVGPHAYR